From Methanosarcina lacustris Z-7289, one genomic window encodes:
- a CDS encoding PAS domain S-box protein, translating into MRESLRKSGIDIVGDVPWGTHFCQFYQTKEDLMDLLVPYFKTGLENNEFCMWVTSQPLDVEDAKEVLKRAVPDIDVYLKKGQIEIVPYIDWDLKEGTFDSEKVLNGWVEKINQALANGYDGLRLGNYFRLEKKDREGFVNYEIRVDSVIGKHPTIALCTYSLDMCSATEIIDIVSGHQFVLSRKKGMWERIENSGWKNTAEFKQAEEAMSENEEKYQTLFNSIDEGFCIIEMIFDANGKPVDYRFLETNTAFEKQTGLHKATGKTMLELVPNHEEHWFETYGNIVLTGEPRRFINEAKPLMGGWYDVCAFQFGGRESNRVAILFNDITERKKADANLQKTCDNLEEKVKKGIFELEKSYNSLLENDIRLNEAQKIAHIGNWDWDLLTNRVFWSDELYHIFGRAPREQGAYFDELLNYIHPDDQDYVNNAVKEALSGKPLHIDSRLILANGEKCIIHLQGEFIFNEENTPVRMRGTVQDITESRKAEEKILNMATVVESSNDAIITGTLDGIITTWNKGAEQIYGYSAKEVVGKPISILEPSTLTEETKELAELIIQGDRIHHYETLQLRKNGKIINVSLTISPIFDASEKLIGILVIARDITRSKIAEEKLRKNEDRYRIATEQTGQVVYEYDLRTDKSTWAGAIEEVTGYSFEEIQKLGKEIWLKNIHLTDMDHRDEKYQSVRKTGGRFKEELRLRKKDGTCIYIENRGIWLTDYEGKPYEAIGVLKDISEIKLAIKTLEDNDRKYRSFIQNFHGIAFQLDENFVPVFLHGAVEEITGYSEEEFMSRIKWEDIIHPADLSLILKEEEKSRSSPAASYKEIEYRIKHRDGRIRWVSQLPLPKTFA; encoded by the coding sequence ATGAGAGAAAGCCTGAGGAAGTCCGGAATTGATATTGTTGGGGATGTGCCCTGGGGGACACACTTCTGCCAGTTCTACCAGACAAAAGAAGATTTGATGGACTTACTTGTCCCCTACTTCAAAACAGGGCTGGAAAATAACGAATTCTGCATGTGGGTCACGTCACAACCTCTGGATGTGGAAGATGCAAAAGAAGTCCTTAAAAGAGCTGTTCCTGATATTGATGTTTACCTTAAGAAGGGGCAAATCGAGATTGTTCCCTACATAGATTGGGATCTAAAAGAAGGTACTTTCGATTCGGAGAAAGTATTAAATGGCTGGGTTGAAAAAATTAACCAGGCACTGGCTAATGGCTACGATGGTTTGAGGTTGGGAAATTATTTTCGGCTGGAAAAAAAGGATCGGGAGGGTTTCGTTAATTATGAAATCAGAGTGGATTCTGTAATAGGCAAACACCCCACAATAGCTCTATGCACTTATTCCCTCGATATGTGCAGTGCAACCGAAATCATCGACATTGTCTCAGGTCATCAATTTGTTTTGTCCAGGAAAAAAGGGATGTGGGAACGAATAGAAAATTCAGGGTGGAAGAATACCGCAGAGTTCAAGCAGGCTGAAGAGGCAATGAGTGAGAACGAGGAAAAGTATCAAACCCTGTTCAATTCCATTGACGAAGGTTTTTGCATCATCGAAATGATTTTTGATGCAAACGGCAAGCCGGTTGATTATCGATTTTTGGAGACAAATACAGCGTTCGAGAAGCAAACCGGGTTACATAAAGCTACAGGGAAAACGATGCTGGAGCTTGTTCCGAATCATGAAGAACACTGGTTTGAAACGTATGGCAACATCGTCCTGACTGGAGAACCAAGGCGCTTTATTAACGAAGCAAAGCCGCTTATGGGCGGCTGGTACGACGTCTGCGCATTTCAGTTCGGAGGGCGGGAAAGTAACAGAGTCGCCATTCTTTTCAATGACATCACCGAGCGCAAAAAAGCAGACGCCAACCTTCAAAAAACATGCGACAATTTAGAAGAAAAAGTTAAAAAAGGCATATTTGAACTTGAAAAATCTTATAATTCGTTACTGGAAAATGACATAAGACTCAATGAAGCTCAAAAAATAGCCCACATTGGAAATTGGGATTGGGATCTGTTGACTAATCGAGTATTCTGGTCTGATGAACTGTATCATATTTTTGGGCGCGCTCCTCGAGAACAAGGTGCATATTTCGATGAACTTTTAAATTATATACACCCCGATGATCAAGACTATGTGAATAATGCCGTTAAGGAAGCCTTAAGCGGAAAACCCCTTCACATTGATTCCAGGCTTATCTTAGCTAATGGAGAAAAGTGCATAATCCATTTACAGGGAGAATTTATTTTTAATGAAGAAAATACCCCTGTTCGGATGAGAGGGACAGTCCAGGATATAACCGAGAGTAGAAAAGCAGAAGAGAAAATTCTGAATATGGCGACTGTTGTGGAATCCTCAAACGACGCCATAATAACCGGGACCCTTGATGGCATCATTACCACCTGGAATAAAGGCGCAGAGCAAATTTATGGTTATTCGGCTAAAGAAGTTGTGGGGAAGCCCATATCCATCCTGGAGCCCTCCACATTAACTGAAGAAACAAAAGAATTAGCTGAGCTGATTATACAGGGAGATAGAATCCACCATTATGAGACTTTACAGTTAAGAAAAAATGGTAAGATAATAAATGTCTCACTAACTATTTCTCCTATTTTTGATGCATCTGAAAAGCTGATCGGAATCTTGGTTATTGCCAGAGATATAACCAGAAGTAAAATAGCAGAAGAAAAACTTCGGAAAAACGAGGACAGATACAGGATTGCTACAGAGCAGACAGGACAGGTGGTATATGAGTATGATTTGAGAACAGATAAGAGCACCTGGGCAGGTGCCATAGAAGAGGTTACAGGGTATAGTTTTGAAGAAATCCAGAAGCTTGGAAAGGAAATTTGGCTTAAAAATATCCATCTCACAGATATGGATCATAGGGATGAAAAATATCAGAGTGTGAGAAAGACCGGAGGCCGATTTAAGGAAGAATTAAGATTGAGAAAAAAAGATGGAACCTGTATTTATATAGAAAACAGGGGGATCTGGCTTACAGATTATGAGGGTAAACCTTACGAGGCTATAGGAGTACTGAAAGATATTTCCGAGATAAAACTTGCAATAAAAACCCTTGAAGATAATGATAGGAAATACCGCTCTTTTATACAGAATTTCCATGGGATCGCTTTCCAGCTTGATGAAAACTTTGTTCCCGTATTTCTGCATGGTGCTGTTGAAGAGATCACAGGATATAGCGAAGAGGAGTTTATGTCCCGGATTAAGTGGGAAGACATAATCCATCCTGCTGACCTGTCTCTCATTCTTAAAGAAGAGGAAAAGAGTCGAAGTTCTCCAGCCGCCAGTTACAAAGAAATCGAATATCGTATAAAGCACAGGGACGGAAGAATCAGATGGGTCAGTCAACTACCCCTCCCTAAAACCTTCGCCTAA
- the iscB gene encoding RNA-guided endonuclease IscB, giving the protein MLVFVINQHKKPLMPCKPSKARKLLQAGKAKVVRNTPFTIKLLFGSSGYTQPVIAGMDTGSKVVGCAAIANGKVLYQSEIYLRENVSKKMEQRKMYRRTRRGRKTRYRPARFANRGNSRREGRLAPSIKSKLEAHFREKMFVESLLPVTGWKVELASFDIHKITNPEVSGIGYQEGDLKGFYNVKAYVLDRDGYTCQHCRGKSKDSRLHCHHIVFRSQKGTDTPENLITLCETCHKALHNGEFKLSGNKSKTKHATEIGILKSQIRKSGWSFAETFGYETKYRREQVLKLLKTHYFDAVAICCRDDQNVEVEDSVLQKRNVSKGDYQQRTGKRSEKKIPTGKLFGLRKFDLVKTSKGIGFVKGKRSSGFFAISDLFGNKISDSVNVKKKCRRLSARSTTLVQMVQMTHSSPTCHFRQAGTVEEGVSC; this is encoded by the coding sequence ATGTTAGTTTTCGTAATCAATCAACACAAAAAACCACTAATGCCCTGTAAACCTTCAAAAGCCAGAAAGCTACTGCAAGCAGGCAAGGCAAAAGTGGTCCGAAATACTCCATTCACAATCAAGTTACTTTTCGGAAGCAGTGGGTATACTCAACCTGTAATTGCAGGGATGGATACCGGCTCTAAGGTCGTGGGCTGTGCAGCCATTGCTAACGGAAAAGTGTTGTATCAGTCCGAAATCTACCTTAGAGAAAACGTTTCAAAAAAGATGGAACAACGGAAGATGTACCGGAGAACCAGAAGAGGTAGAAAAACAAGGTATAGACCTGCAAGATTTGCTAACCGGGGAAATTCAAGGAGAGAAGGAAGATTGGCTCCTTCCATCAAAAGCAAACTTGAAGCTCATTTCCGGGAAAAGATGTTTGTGGAATCCCTGCTTCCTGTAACCGGGTGGAAGGTAGAGCTTGCTTCCTTTGATATTCACAAAATAACAAATCCGGAGGTTTCCGGGATCGGATATCAGGAAGGGGACCTTAAAGGTTTCTACAATGTCAAAGCTTACGTTCTGGATCGGGACGGCTACACCTGCCAGCACTGCAGGGGAAAGTCAAAGGATTCCCGGCTGCATTGCCATCATATCGTTTTCAGGTCACAGAAGGGGACAGATACACCGGAAAACCTGATAACGCTCTGTGAAACCTGTCACAAAGCCCTGCACAATGGAGAATTCAAGCTTTCAGGGAACAAGTCAAAAACAAAACATGCAACTGAAATCGGGATCCTCAAATCCCAAATCCGGAAATCCGGCTGGAGTTTTGCAGAGACTTTCGGGTACGAAACAAAGTACAGGAGAGAGCAGGTCTTGAAGTTGTTAAAAACACATTACTTTGATGCTGTTGCTATTTGTTGTAGGGACGATCAAAATGTAGAGGTAGAAGATTCGGTTTTACAAAAAAGAAACGTTAGCAAGGGGGATTATCAGCAAAGGACAGGAAAAAGATCCGAAAAGAAAATACCTACCGGGAAACTGTTTGGGCTCAGGAAATTTGATCTTGTAAAAACAAGTAAAGGAATAGGGTTTGTTAAAGGCAAAAGATCTTCCGGATTCTTTGCTATTTCGGATCTGTTTGGAAACAAAATATCAGATAGTGTTAACGTGAAGAAAAAATGCAGGAGACTGAGTGCGAGGAGTACAACATTAGTTCAGATGGTACAGATGACGCATTCCTCCCCCACCTGCCATTTCCGGCAAGCCGGAACTGTCGAGGAAGGGGTCTCCTGCTGA